One Brassica napus cultivar Da-Ae chromosome C4, Da-Ae, whole genome shotgun sequence genomic region harbors:
- the LOC106381108 gene encoding UDP-glucuronic acid decarboxylase 6, with protein sequence MATKSSNGTTMKSPPMPSPLRNSKFLQSSMRILVTGGAGFIGSHLVDRLMQNEKNEVIVADNYFTGSKDNLKKWIGHRRFELIRHDVTEPLMVEVDRIYHLACPASPIFYKYNPVKTIKTNVIGTLNMLGLAKRVGARILLTSTSEVYGDPLVHPQPETYWGNVNPIGVRSCYDEGKRVAETLMFDYHRQHGIEIRIARIFNTYGPRMNIDDGRVVSNFIAQALRGEALTVQKPGTQTRSFCYVSDMVDGLMRLMEGDQTGPINIGNPGEFTMVELAETVKELIKPDVEIKMVENTPDDPRQRKPDISKAKEVLGWEPKVKLREGLPLMEEDFRLRLGVFKK encoded by the exons ATGGCGACGAAGTCTTCCAATGGAACGACGATGAAATCACCACCGATGCCTTCCCCTCTGCGTAATTCCAAGTTTTTGCAG TCGAGTATGAGGATCTTAGTGACAGGAGGAGCTGGATTTATTGGTTCACATCTGGTTGACAGATTGATGCAAAACGAAAAGAATGAAGTTATTGTTGCAGATAATTACTTCACAGGATCAAAAGACAATCTCAAGAAATGGATTGGTCATCGAAGATTTGAGCTCATTCGTCATG ATGTGACCGAACCTCTAATGGTAGAGGTGGATCGAATCTACCATTTAGCATGTCCTGCATCTCCAATTTTCTACAAATACAATCCTGTTAAG ACGATAAAAACAAATGTGATTGGCACACTTAACATGTTGGGACTAGCCAAACGAGTTGGAGCAAGAATCTTACTTACTTCCACATCTGAAGTGTATGGTGATCCTCTTGTCCATCCTCAACCCGAGACCTATTGGGGAAACGTAAACCCGATCG GTGTCAGAAGCTGTTACGatgaaggaaaacgtgttgcgGAGACTCTGATGTTTGATTACCATAGGCAACATGGGATTG AAATACGCATAGCGAGGATATTCAACACATATGGTCCTCGTATGAACATTGATGATGGTCGTGTCGTGAGCAACTTCATTGCGCAGGCTCTCAG GGGAGAAGCTCTGACTGTTCAGAAACCGGGAACACAAACCCGCAGTTTCTGTTATGTTTCAGACATG GTGGATGGCCTAATGCGTCTGATGGAAGGAGACCAAACCGGACCAATCAATATAGGCAACCCCGGCGAATTCACGATGGTTGAGCTAGCTGAGACAGTTAAAGAG CTTATAAAACCGGACGTGGAGATAAAAATGGTGGAGAACACACCAGATGATCCGAGACAGAGGAAACCGGACATAAGCAAAGCTAAAGAAGTTCTTGGTTGGGAACCAAAGGTGAAGCTCCGCGAAGGACTTCCTCTTATGGAAGAAGATTTTCGTCTCAGGCTTGGTGTTTTCAAGAAGTGA